One part of the Terrimicrobium sacchariphilum genome encodes these proteins:
- the murA gene encoding UDP-N-acetylglucosamine 1-carboxyvinyltransferase, producing MDKIIVHGGAALNGSVRISGSKNSALPILAATLLTKEPCVISRVPDLSDIHYMLTILSELGCEVERASGIVTVKAEKVLTEAPYDIVRKMRASVCILGPLLGREKEATVSLPGGCVIGDRPIDLHLRGFEALGAAVRVQGGNVKVLAPELKGATINLRGKFGSTVLGTDNVMMAAVLAEGTTVIDGAAEEPEVEDLANFLIKMGARIEGAGTRRIIIEGVKELHGAEHEVIPDRIEAGTFLVAAAIAGKEVTLKRVDPAHLQAVIEPLAHAGYEISNGKDYVTLKANGSHKSLTLETLPYPGFPTDMQAQMCALLAMTNGVSAITENVFPQRFMHVAELKRMGANIELQGATAVITGVDRLSGAPVMASDLRASAALVLAGLKADGMTEINRVYHIDRGYESIDDKLNGLGAQIERVKI from the coding sequence ATGGATAAAATCATCGTTCACGGAGGAGCCGCACTGAATGGCTCCGTGCGCATCAGCGGATCAAAGAACTCCGCCCTGCCTATCTTGGCCGCGACACTCCTGACCAAGGAACCGTGCGTGATTTCCCGCGTTCCCGACCTGAGCGACATCCACTACATGCTCACCATCCTGAGTGAACTCGGGTGCGAGGTGGAGCGGGCCAGCGGCATCGTGACGGTGAAGGCGGAAAAAGTTCTCACCGAGGCACCCTACGACATTGTCCGCAAGATGCGCGCCTCGGTCTGCATCCTTGGCCCCCTGCTCGGTCGCGAGAAGGAGGCTACAGTCTCCCTGCCCGGTGGCTGTGTCATTGGTGATCGACCGATCGATCTTCACCTGCGTGGATTTGAAGCCCTCGGCGCGGCTGTTCGTGTGCAGGGCGGTAATGTCAAGGTACTCGCCCCCGAGTTGAAAGGTGCCACCATCAATCTGCGCGGCAAGTTTGGTTCCACCGTCCTGGGCACCGACAACGTCATGATGGCCGCCGTACTCGCGGAAGGCACCACCGTCATCGACGGCGCCGCCGAGGAGCCGGAGGTCGAGGATCTCGCCAATTTCCTGATCAAGATGGGCGCGCGCATCGAGGGCGCAGGCACCCGTCGCATCATCATCGAGGGCGTGAAGGAACTCCATGGTGCCGAGCACGAGGTGATCCCCGATCGCATCGAGGCAGGAACATTTCTCGTCGCAGCCGCCATTGCGGGCAAGGAGGTCACGCTCAAGCGCGTCGACCCCGCCCATTTGCAGGCCGTCATCGAGCCTCTGGCACACGCTGGCTACGAGATCTCGAACGGCAAGGATTACGTCACGCTCAAGGCCAATGGCAGCCATAAGTCGCTCACCCTTGAGACGCTTCCCTACCCGGGATTCCCGACCGACATGCAGGCTCAGATGTGCGCCTTGCTGGCGATGACAAATGGCGTCAGCGCGATCACGGAGAATGTCTTCCCGCAGCGTTTCATGCACGTGGCCGAGCTCAAGCGCATGGGCGCCAATATCGAGCTGCAAGGGGCTACAGCCGTCATCACCGGCGTCGACCGCCTGAGCGGCGCTCCCGTGATGGCCAGCGATCTTCGCGCCTCCGCCGCCCTCGTCCTTGCCGGACTCAAGGCCGACGGAATGACCGAGATCAACCGCGTCTACCATATCGACCGCGGCTACGAGAGCATTGACGACAAGCTCAATGGCCTCGGCGCACAGATCGAGCGGGTCAAGATCTAG
- the prmC gene encoding peptide chain release factor N(5)-glutamine methyltransferase, whose protein sequence is MTVLETLTAAADYLGKHSVESPRLNAEHLLAHTLGKKRLDLYLEFDRPLSDADRAPLRDLVRQRAQGKPLQHLLGTAEFFGHTFLCDERALIPRPETEQLIEFALQYPKPARILDIGTGSGVIAITFALEFPDSEVFATDLHAEALSLARQNAEKLGAKVHFSQADLLPSEGGPFDLIMANLPYIPAGDIPDLQREVQFDPVSALDGGPDGLDIIRRLIATAPAHLIPGGRIGLEIGHDQAALVCELFSGNNYRDITVRPDYQGIERFVFASYG, encoded by the coding sequence ATGACCGTCCTCGAAACTCTCACGGCCGCCGCGGATTACCTCGGCAAGCATTCCGTTGAGAGTCCGCGCCTGAATGCCGAGCATCTACTCGCCCACACTCTTGGCAAGAAGCGCCTCGACCTTTACCTCGAGTTTGATCGTCCCCTGAGCGATGCGGATCGCGCTCCATTGCGCGACCTCGTACGTCAGCGCGCCCAGGGCAAACCCTTGCAGCATCTGCTCGGGACAGCGGAGTTTTTTGGCCATACCTTCCTGTGCGATGAGCGCGCGCTGATCCCCCGCCCCGAGACCGAGCAGCTTATCGAGTTTGCGCTGCAGTATCCCAAGCCAGCCCGGATTCTCGATATCGGCACGGGCAGCGGCGTGATTGCCATCACGTTTGCGCTGGAGTTTCCCGACTCGGAGGTATTTGCCACCGACCTGCACGCCGAAGCCCTCAGCCTCGCACGACAAAACGCCGAGAAGCTCGGAGCAAAGGTGCATTTCTCCCAAGCGGACCTGCTTCCGTCCGAAGGTGGACCATTTGACCTGATCATGGCCAACCTGCCGTACATTCCGGCAGGTGACATTCCCGACTTGCAACGCGAGGTGCAGTTCGATCCCGTTTCCGCCCTCGACGGCGGCCCGGACGGCCTCGATATCATCCGGCGGCTCATCGCCACCGCGCCCGCTCATCTCATTCCCGGAGGACGCATCGGTCTGGAAATCGGACACGACCAGGCAGCCCTCGTATGCGAATTGTTCTCCGGGAACAATTATCGGGACATCACCGTACGTCCCGATTATCAAGGTATAGAACGTTTCGTCTTCGCGAGTTATGGATAA
- the prfA gene encoding peptide chain release factor 1: MDFSGLIEKKRTRFDELESAVTSGSLYDDPAKAREILREHARLKELLSIADECRRIEQQIAENRELASDNDAEIAEMAQAELPELEQKLPELEKRLQIALLPPEPDEDRDAIVEIRAGTGGTEAALFAADLYRMYVRFAEANNLKIEVMDTSEADLGGLKEITFRLSGEGVFRKMRYESGVHRVQRVPATEAQGRIHTSTATVAVLPEAEEVDVELKMEDLRIEVCRAGGPGGQGVNTTDSAVQILHIPTGRIVRCQDGRSQQQNKERALQIMRSRLLEDKRREEEEKYSAHRKALIGGGGREEKIRTYNFPQNRVTDHRIEMTLKSLDRFIEGDIKEMIEALLSSDMEQRLQDAQNEA; this comes from the coding sequence GTGGACTTCTCCGGACTGATCGAAAAAAAGCGCACCCGCTTCGACGAACTTGAAAGCGCGGTGACGAGTGGATCGTTGTATGACGATCCCGCGAAAGCCCGGGAAATCCTCCGCGAACACGCGCGGCTCAAGGAACTCCTGAGCATCGCGGACGAATGCCGTCGCATCGAGCAGCAGATCGCGGAGAATCGCGAACTCGCATCGGACAATGATGCCGAGATCGCCGAGATGGCCCAGGCTGAACTCCCCGAGCTGGAGCAAAAGCTTCCCGAGCTGGAGAAGCGACTTCAGATCGCGCTGCTCCCGCCGGAGCCCGATGAAGATCGCGACGCCATCGTAGAAATCCGCGCTGGCACAGGCGGCACGGAGGCCGCGCTTTTTGCCGCCGACCTCTATCGCATGTATGTGCGCTTCGCCGAGGCGAATAACCTCAAGATCGAGGTGATGGACACCAGCGAGGCCGACTTGGGCGGCCTGAAGGAAATCACCTTTCGCCTCTCCGGCGAAGGCGTGTTTCGCAAGATGCGTTATGAGTCCGGCGTCCACCGTGTGCAACGCGTGCCCGCCACGGAAGCCCAGGGACGCATCCATACATCCACGGCGACTGTAGCCGTGCTCCCTGAGGCTGAGGAAGTCGACGTGGAGCTCAAGATGGAAGACCTCCGCATCGAGGTTTGCCGCGCCGGCGGTCCCGGTGGACAGGGAGTCAATACGACGGACTCCGCCGTCCAGATCCTGCACATCCCCACGGGTCGCATCGTGCGATGCCAGGATGGCCGCAGTCAGCAGCAGAACAAGGAACGCGCCTTGCAAATCATGCGTTCCCGCCTGCTCGAGGACAAACGCCGCGAGGAAGAGGAGAAATACTCCGCTCATCGCAAGGCCCTCATCGGCGGCGGTGGACGAGAGGAAAAAATCCGCACCTACAACTTTCCGCAGAATCGCGTCACCGATCATCGCATCGAGATGACGCTGAAAAGCTTGGATCGCTTCATCGAAGGCGACATCAAGGAAATGATCGAGGCTTTGCTGTCCAGCGACATGGAGCAGCGCTTGCAGGACGCCCAGAACGAGGCGTGA
- the rpmE gene encoding 50S ribosomal protein L31: MKADIHPNYVETVITCACGAAYRTRSTRDNIKIGICAACHPFFTGEQKFVDTAGRVDKFKRRYGTVRVARALKPGKKA, encoded by the coding sequence ATGAAGGCAGATATCCATCCCAACTACGTCGAGACCGTTATCACTTGCGCTTGCGGTGCGGCGTATCGCACGCGTTCTACGCGCGACAACATCAAAATCGGTATTTGCGCGGCTTGCCATCCCTTTTTCACCGGCGAACAGAAATTCGTCGACACGGCTGGACGCGTTGACAAGTTCAAGCGCCGCTACGGCACGGTGCGCGTTGCTCGCGCTCTCAAGCCGGGCAAGAAGGCCTAG
- a CDS encoding class I adenylate-forming enzyme family protein, with the protein MVSCQIGNVPEFFSFLLACWRADYCFLPFDMELAKDRRDKLEKVCGVTMRLENSRSGPRLVPVNNSATSLMAADMLKVTSGSAGEPKAIRFSCAQLLADCDNICETMGIGAGDVNYGAIAFSHSYGFSNLVTPLLCCGVPVVVARDMMPHALRDGLSASRATVFPGVPALFRALGAVGSGGWKPRLCISAGAPLTPEIAAKFAESWQTKIHTFYGASECGGICYDASEDFAIEPGFVGNPMHGVALELAEDAEPSQAAVISKAVGKGYHPSRAGESFGGQYVPGDLLEKVACGYRICGRVSDFINIAGRKVNPAEIEQVLGSIPEVESVVVVGLPVGTRGEEIGACYVGGVEIDGLRRACARALPSWQVPRHWLRLEEMPVNSRGKISRADLRRKLLAEG; encoded by the coding sequence GTGGTTTCCTGCCAGATCGGGAATGTCCCGGAGTTCTTTTCCTTCCTGCTCGCCTGCTGGCGGGCGGACTATTGTTTCCTGCCTTTTGACATGGAACTGGCGAAAGACCGGCGAGACAAATTGGAGAAGGTCTGCGGCGTCACCATGCGGCTGGAGAATTCCAGATCCGGTCCCCGGCTGGTTCCGGTCAATAATTCCGCAACTTCGCTGATGGCGGCCGACATGCTCAAGGTGACGTCGGGTAGCGCCGGGGAGCCCAAGGCGATCCGCTTTTCCTGCGCTCAACTCCTGGCGGATTGCGACAACATCTGCGAGACGATGGGAATTGGGGCGGGGGATGTGAACTACGGCGCGATCGCGTTTTCGCATTCCTATGGGTTTAGCAATCTTGTTACGCCTTTGCTGTGCTGCGGGGTGCCAGTGGTCGTTGCTCGCGACATGATGCCTCATGCGCTGCGCGATGGGCTATCAGCCTCTCGTGCCACAGTGTTTCCCGGCGTGCCGGCCTTGTTCCGGGCGCTCGGGGCGGTGGGATCCGGAGGGTGGAAGCCTCGGCTCTGCATTTCCGCCGGTGCTCCACTCACGCCAGAAATCGCCGCAAAATTCGCGGAAAGCTGGCAGACGAAGATACACACGTTTTATGGGGCTTCGGAATGCGGCGGCATTTGCTACGACGCTTCGGAGGATTTCGCCATTGAGCCGGGATTCGTGGGAAATCCGATGCACGGCGTTGCCTTGGAACTGGCGGAGGATGCCGAGCCATCCCAGGCCGCCGTGATCAGTAAAGCGGTTGGCAAAGGCTATCATCCCTCCCGGGCGGGAGAGAGCTTCGGTGGACAGTATGTTCCCGGCGATTTGCTGGAAAAGGTTGCATGCGGCTACCGCATCTGCGGCCGGGTTTCGGATTTCATCAACATCGCCGGCCGCAAGGTCAACCCCGCAGAAATCGAGCAGGTGCTGGGTTCTATTCCCGAGGTGGAAAGTGTCGTGGTCGTCGGATTGCCCGTCGGTACCCGGGGGGAAGAGATTGGGGCATGTTATGTCGGTGGCGTGGAAATTGACGGCTTGCGCAGGGCCTGCGCGCGCGCTTTGCCTTCGTGGCAGGTGCCGCGGCACTGGTTGCGGCTCGAGGAAATGCCGGTCAACTCCCGTGGCAAGATCAGTCGCGCCGACCTGCGCAGGAAGCTGCTCGCCGAAGGATAG
- a CDS encoding ATP-binding protein, producing MSQLESLREAARVSPDNIPLQMLFGEACLNEFAADEAMGAFQQVLKLNPSHPEARIGLARALHHTGRTSEAVVRLEALVAERPELSAAWLHLSRFLMAEGLRDQAKACYEKSLALPGGLPDPALEQELYLRGGTEKPSDSKGLGRVTSEGWEAPIATEERGFSGSPMGADGFDGIEQPDLNFDDIGGMEPVKEEIRMKIIYPLKNPDLFRAYGKKAGGGVLLYGPPGCGKTLISRATAGEIEANFLSIGIHQILDLYIGESEKNLHKLFELARDNAPAILFFDEVDALAADRRDLRKSAGRTLINQFLAEMDGNVASNDGLLILGATNAPWHIDPAFRRPGRFDRILFVPPPDEEAREAIITILAKGKPVSQLDARSLAQKTRNFSGADLKAIFDTAVERSLAQAMKQGQVVPITQRDLLDVAKSIRSSTQAWFESAKNYALYSNQGGFYNDVLAFLGIKK from the coding sequence ATGTCCCAACTGGAATCTCTCCGCGAAGCGGCCCGCGTGTCGCCTGACAACATCCCTCTGCAGATGCTGTTCGGAGAGGCGTGTCTCAACGAGTTTGCCGCCGATGAAGCGATGGGCGCCTTTCAGCAGGTGCTGAAGCTGAACCCGTCTCATCCGGAGGCTCGCATCGGCCTGGCCCGGGCGTTGCATCATACCGGGCGCACATCCGAGGCGGTTGTGCGTCTCGAGGCTCTGGTGGCGGAACGCCCCGAACTTTCCGCGGCCTGGCTGCATCTTAGCCGTTTTCTCATGGCGGAAGGGCTGCGTGATCAGGCAAAGGCTTGCTACGAAAAGAGTCTCGCTCTGCCCGGCGGACTGCCGGACCCCGCACTGGAGCAGGAACTCTATTTGCGTGGCGGCACGGAAAAGCCCTCCGACAGCAAAGGCCTCGGCCGGGTCACCAGCGAAGGATGGGAGGCTCCCATCGCGACGGAGGAGAGGGGATTCTCGGGCAGCCCGATGGGTGCGGACGGTTTCGATGGTATCGAGCAGCCGGATCTGAATTTTGACGACATCGGAGGCATGGAGCCGGTGAAGGAGGAGATCCGAATGAAGATTATTTATCCGCTGAAGAATCCCGATCTCTTCCGGGCCTACGGCAAAAAGGCCGGAGGCGGCGTCCTTTTGTACGGCCCTCCGGGTTGTGGCAAGACGCTCATCAGCCGGGCTACGGCAGGCGAGATCGAGGCGAATTTCCTCTCCATCGGCATCCACCAGATCCTCGATCTCTATATCGGCGAGAGTGAGAAAAACCTGCACAAGCTCTTTGAGCTGGCACGGGACAATGCCCCGGCGATTCTCTTCTTTGACGAGGTCGATGCCCTCGCTGCCGATCGCCGTGATCTTCGCAAGAGTGCGGGGCGGACGCTGATCAACCAATTCCTGGCCGAGATGGATGGGAATGTCGCCTCCAACGACGGCTTGCTCATTCTCGGAGCGACCAATGCTCCCTGGCATATCGACCCCGCGTTTCGACGCCCCGGTCGCTTTGATCGTATCCTTTTCGTGCCGCCGCCCGATGAAGAGGCTCGCGAGGCCATCATCACGATTCTCGCCAAAGGGAAGCCGGTTTCCCAACTTGATGCCCGGAGCCTCGCCCAGAAGACCAGGAATTTCTCTGGCGCCGACCTGAAGGCGATCTTTGACACGGCGGTCGAGCGCAGCCTTGCCCAGGCCATGAAACAGGGGCAGGTGGTGCCAATCACCCAACGCGATCTCCTCGATGTCGCAAAATCCATTAGGTCGTCCACCCAGGCATGGTTCGAAAGCGCGAAGAACTATGCGCTCTACTCGAATCAAGGCGGGTTTTACAACGACGTGCTTGCCTTTCTGGGAATCAAGAAATGA
- a CDS encoding tetratricopeptide repeat protein, with amino-acid sequence MTPDSSAAHRGLIFIQQGRYRDAEKYLRDALATDPNNPATLYYLALCELNQGRPREALETIERALGLGPEVDGFHALRALCLLQMGKADEAMESANEAVRLGPDSDFAFVAIASIHLAKKRWFEAETAARKALDLNPENANASNILTTALRMQNRLSESADRVAYALQQDPENPDNHVSAGWTALHQGQVKQAEEHFLEALRLEPENEQAKDGLKEAFKSRSIIYRGYLQYCFFMQRLTTANQWLIIIGLLVGVRLARAYLPPAIATFVIGLYFLLVLWVHVARPVGNLQLMLDRFARHALSRGERWEACLAGGAVTVGAPLFFLGSIGGYLHPLIIGSALTSAAFPLAYIFTNRSRVGQAVFGLAAAGALVCGGLAYLSIYFGHPAGQQGPELLLVSAIIAMAVTWLCNIPALNRRW; translated from the coding sequence ATGACACCAGATTCCTCTGCTGCTCACCGCGGGCTGATTTTTATCCAGCAGGGTCGCTATCGCGATGCTGAGAAATATCTCCGCGATGCCCTGGCGACCGACCCGAATAATCCAGCCACCTTGTATTACCTCGCTCTGTGCGAGTTGAATCAGGGCAGGCCGAGGGAGGCTCTGGAAACCATAGAACGGGCCTTGGGCTTAGGTCCAGAGGTGGACGGATTTCACGCGCTACGAGCCTTGTGCCTGCTGCAGATGGGTAAAGCTGATGAGGCAATGGAATCGGCAAATGAAGCAGTGCGGCTCGGGCCGGATTCCGATTTTGCCTTTGTTGCCATCGCATCGATTCATCTCGCGAAAAAGCGGTGGTTCGAGGCGGAGACGGCGGCGAGGAAGGCCCTCGATCTCAATCCTGAGAACGCAAACGCCTCGAATATTCTCACGACGGCTTTGCGCATGCAGAACCGCCTCTCGGAAAGTGCCGACCGCGTGGCATATGCTCTCCAGCAAGACCCGGAGAATCCCGACAACCATGTGTCGGCGGGGTGGACCGCGCTGCATCAGGGTCAGGTCAAACAGGCGGAGGAGCATTTCCTTGAGGCTTTGCGACTTGAGCCGGAAAATGAGCAGGCCAAGGACGGGCTGAAGGAGGCCTTCAAGTCCCGTTCCATCATTTACCGAGGATATCTCCAGTACTGCTTTTTCATGCAGCGCCTCACGACTGCGAACCAATGGCTGATTATCATCGGTTTGTTGGTTGGCGTGAGACTTGCGCGTGCCTATCTGCCTCCGGCCATAGCGACATTTGTCATCGGTTTGTACTTTCTATTGGTGCTCTGGGTCCATGTGGCCCGGCCGGTGGGAAATCTGCAACTCATGCTCGACCGGTTCGCCCGGCATGCCTTGAGCCGCGGTGAACGCTGGGAAGCCTGCCTCGCCGGGGGAGCCGTGACTGTCGGTGCACCACTGTTTTTCCTTGGTTCCATCGGAGGGTACTTGCACCCGCTTATTATTGGCTCGGCATTGACCTCGGCGGCATTTCCACTGGCCTACATCTTCACAAACCGTTCCCGGGTCGGGCAGGCGGTATTCGGACTCGCCGCCGCCGGCGCGCTGGTTTGCGGAGGACTTGCGTATCTCTCCATTTATTTCGGACATCCGGCCGGTCAACAGGGACCGGAGCTTTTACTGGTATCGGCCATCATTGCCATGGCGGTGACCTGGCTATGCAACATTCCTGCGCTCAATCGTCGCTGGTAA
- a CDS encoding tetratricopeptide repeat protein, translated as MLRAGHFALIVTASFTMLATAFAQDASDLFLRGYNEVTVANRLEGEDKPAEALERYRNAAKLFEKIVSDSPDWQPIVIEYRLKKTRESITRLESQVGSAPAPSEGIEGPLPSSDRSLPEISTQPLTVTAPPVRPAPRQQSSVRSSEVGQYENSGSGNSVMAELRKLRRQLAQAQEEKDALTERLQKKGAELQSAMVEIDRIKVTVVDLKSQLAQANSALEDATRDQSSDGAAKKNYEARIAQYAQKLSELQADNEVLTEENGRLLGKLDLAAKYITSSDAIREGLLKERITLADARDTAQAKLKKIKDNAAELDKVASENKALKARIAELDGGAAGKKALDKVKSEKAELETKLAESEKKLQELSGAGAERDKTVLALQSELNSVNDKLLEAQTQLTKNQDQVADLQKQLDETSGDLAKLRLNGSPGREQQTLLAENDILRGIILRQIKEQTSRDEAKKKIEQEIATLQVQSSTITEQLGVLGAPILQLSPEEKSVFKEPVALLSEPGAQALDVTLAISKDENRNVAATSQGPESLPDNARDLVKTAKQFFDAKNYLEAEKVYQQIVDETPDNYFALSNLGAVQIEAGKLSAAEVALKKAIEINPGDAFAYTNLGIAYSRQGKFDEAIANLKKALSINDSDAVAHNYLGVCLGQKDDHVEAEKELRRAIELKPEYPDAHFNLAVLYATLQPPSLDLAKMHYNKATSLGAPPDSSLERLIQ; from the coding sequence ATGCTCCGCGCAGGACATTTTGCCCTCATTGTTACCGCATCGTTTACGATGCTCGCAACCGCGTTTGCCCAAGACGCGTCTGATCTGTTTTTGCGTGGCTACAATGAGGTGACGGTTGCAAACAGGCTCGAGGGCGAGGATAAACCTGCCGAGGCCCTGGAGCGGTATCGCAATGCAGCGAAACTGTTCGAAAAAATCGTTAGCGACTCGCCGGATTGGCAGCCCATTGTCATCGAGTATCGCCTGAAGAAAACTCGGGAAAGCATTACGCGACTTGAGAGTCAGGTAGGGTCGGCTCCGGCTCCATCGGAAGGCATCGAGGGACCGCTGCCGTCTTCAGATCGTTCATTGCCGGAGATTTCCACCCAGCCGCTCACGGTCACCGCTCCCCCAGTTCGTCCTGCTCCCCGTCAGCAGTCCTCGGTGAGGAGTTCTGAAGTCGGCCAGTATGAAAACAGCGGTTCCGGCAATTCCGTCATGGCGGAACTTCGGAAGCTCCGGCGGCAGTTGGCGCAGGCTCAGGAGGAAAAGGACGCCCTCACAGAGCGTCTTCAGAAAAAAGGAGCAGAACTCCAGAGTGCAATGGTCGAGATCGACCGGATCAAGGTCACGGTCGTGGACCTGAAGTCTCAGCTCGCCCAGGCAAACAGTGCGCTGGAGGATGCGACCCGCGACCAGTCTTCGGATGGAGCTGCCAAGAAGAATTACGAAGCTCGTATCGCCCAGTACGCCCAGAAGTTGAGCGAGTTGCAGGCTGATAATGAGGTGCTTACGGAGGAGAATGGACGCTTGCTGGGTAAGCTGGACCTGGCGGCAAAGTACATCACCTCGAGCGATGCGATCCGGGAGGGACTCTTGAAGGAACGCATCACCTTGGCCGATGCCCGCGATACAGCCCAGGCAAAGCTGAAGAAGATCAAGGACAATGCGGCCGAACTCGACAAGGTCGCCAGCGAAAACAAAGCGCTGAAAGCCCGAATCGCCGAACTTGATGGCGGGGCTGCAGGCAAGAAAGCTCTGGACAAGGTCAAATCGGAGAAAGCCGAACTCGAAACAAAGCTGGCCGAATCGGAAAAGAAGCTTCAGGAACTCTCGGGCGCAGGTGCAGAGCGGGATAAGACCGTCCTCGCGTTGCAGAGCGAGCTCAACAGCGTCAACGACAAGCTGCTCGAGGCTCAGACTCAGTTGACGAAGAACCAGGACCAGGTGGCCGACCTTCAGAAGCAACTGGATGAGACCTCCGGCGATCTGGCCAAGCTGCGACTCAATGGCTCGCCCGGCAGGGAACAACAGACCCTCCTCGCGGAAAATGACATTCTGCGCGGTATCATCCTTCGCCAGATCAAGGAGCAGACATCCCGCGATGAGGCCAAAAAGAAGATCGAGCAGGAAATCGCCACCCTTCAGGTTCAGTCCAGCACCATCACCGAGCAATTGGGCGTGCTTGGCGCACCCATCCTGCAGCTTTCTCCCGAAGAGAAATCCGTCTTCAAGGAGCCGGTGGCGCTTCTTTCGGAACCGGGTGCTCAGGCGTTGGATGTGACTCTCGCCATTTCCAAGGACGAGAATCGCAATGTGGCGGCAACGTCCCAAGGGCCGGAGTCCTTGCCGGACAACGCCCGCGATCTCGTCAAGACGGCGAAGCAGTTCTTTGATGCCAAGAACTATCTCGAGGCTGAAAAGGTCTACCAACAGATCGTCGACGAGACGCCGGACAACTACTTTGCCCTTTCCAATCTCGGAGCTGTGCAGATCGAGGCTGGCAAACTTTCCGCCGCAGAGGTGGCGCTTAAGAAAGCGATTGAGATCAACCCGGGCGACGCCTTTGCTTACACCAATCTTGGTATCGCTTACAGCCGGCAGGGCAAATTTGATGAGGCCATCGCGAACTTGAAAAAAGCGCTAAGCATTAATGATTCGGATGCTGTCGCTCATAATTATCTCGGCGTCTGCCTCGGGCAAAAAGACGATCATGTCGAGGCGGAGAAGGAGTTGCGCCGTGCGATTGAGCTCAAACCGGAGTATCCTGACGCTCACTTTAATCTGGCGGTACTGTACGCCACCTTGCAGCCACCTTCGCTGGACTTGGCCAAAATGCATTACAACAAGGCCACTTCTCTCGGCGCTCCCCCGGATTCTTCTCTCGAACGTTTGATTCAATAA